Part of the Tissierellales bacterium genome, CTATATCGACGCACTTAAAAAGTGCAATATCTTTTTAAAATAGGAGGAATGAAAGATGACAGTAGATTTATATAAACCAAGAACGATGGGAAAGATAGTTCAGCAGATTCCACCGCAACATAATTTTTTCTCAACTTTTTTTAAGAAACATACAGAAACATTTTTAACTGCTAAAGTTGATGTAGATATTATGAAGGGTGGTCGTGAGATGGCTCCTTTTGTAAATCCGCTTACTGGTTCAAAAACTATGAAGAATCATGGATTTAAAACTAAAACTTATGAGCCACCACTTATTTCGCCAAGTACGGTTACATCGGCTGATGATATTATGAATAGAATGATGGGTGAATCTATTTATTCTCAAAAGACACCAGCACAAAGGGCTGCTGTAAAAATGGCTCAGGATTTTAAGAAATTAGATGTCATGATTTCAAGAACTGAAGAGTGGATGTGTAGTAAGGTTTTACTAGATGGCAAAATTCCAATTGTAGGTGATGATTATGAAGCTGAGATTGATTTTGATTTTGATAATAAAGAAGTATTAAGTGGTGATGATCTTTGGACTTCTGAGAATTCAGATCCAAT contains:
- a CDS encoding major capsid protein, encoding MTVDLYKPRTMGKIVQQIPPQHNFFSTFFKKHTETFLTAKVDVDIMKGGREMAPFVNPLTGSKTMKNHGFKTKTYEPPLISPSTVTSADDIMNRMMGESIYSQKTPAQRAAVKMAQDFKKLDVMISRTEEWMCSKVLLDGKIPIVGDDYEAEIDFDFDNKEVLSGDDLWTSENSDPIADIEEWHEVCQKEGFVNCDILVLGKRAANAFINHPKVKSLLDIKNLNLAIIEPKKLPNGVTYIGTYPKLNLSIYTYNEWFYDSKEKKTKPMMPSHKALLFSSKADCSMYYGAHTKLNSKTDLFETIEASRIPDTWIKKNPDRRFLGLSSKPLPVPHEVDSWYVADVVEEAD